DNA from Nitrospirota bacterium:
AACGTGCAGCAAAGATACGAGATAAAATTAAAGAAATTAAAAGCAGGATGATAGAGACTGGGATAAAACAGTAAACTATAAGAAGTAAGCACGATTCATAAATTAAAATGATATAATTAATAAAAAGCCCGTTAATCCGAAAAATGCAATGAAAATAATGCATTTTTAGAGTAAGGAGGTAGCCATGATCGCCATTGCAGATAATCTTAATACAAGAAATAAGACATACATGGAATCTTTGAGGATAAAAGACCGAAAATCAATCGCTGGAATGTTAAAAAAACTTAAAAATGCCGGGGCTGATATGATTAATTTTCAATGTTCCTTAGATGGGACAGGTGATGAAGATAATCTTTTATGGATAGCAGAAATTGCGTCTGAGATAACTGATAAGGTATCACTTGATACGCGCAATACAGCAGCACTCAAAAAAGCATTAAAAAAATGTAAAAAACCTCCTCTAATAAATTATATTTCAGAGAATGAACCTGATGACCAAGAAGAACTTTTGTCAATTGTGTCTGATACAGGATCATCACTTGTCATAAGAGCATCAAAGGTTACTATACCCACATCTATTGAAGCAAAGCTTCAGATTATCGAAAAACTTCTCGATATGGCAAACAAATTTGATATCCCAAATGAAAAAATATTCGCAGATCCATCAATTGTTCATATTGGTAGAGGCATGGGACAGAAACATCTTGCTAACTCCTATGAGTGCATAAGAATACTGAAAGATCTCGTAGACCCTCCACTAAAGACTATCGCATGGATTTCTAATATTTCAACAGGTATGCCCAGGAAATTGAGAAAACCTCTGGAAGCATCCTTCCTCCTCTATCTTGCTGGTGCAGGACTTGACGCTGGTATGGTCGATATACTTGATGAAAATGTTAAGAAGGCAATATATCTGATAAAATCATTCAGGGATGAAATTGTTTTTTCACAAACAGATATTGAATGAAAGTCCTTCTTATTAATCCAAACAGGTATAAATTTCCTCCTGTGCCTCCTATAGGTCTTGAGTATGTTGCAGCCTGTCTTGAAAGAGATGGCCACTATGTTGAAATTCTTGACCTGTGTTTTTCTGAAAATATCTATGGTGAAATTGATTGTGCAATAAAAACCTTCAATCCTGAAATTGTTGGCATAACAGTGAGGAATGTAGATACAGTGCTTTATCACACCAACGAATTTTTCCTTGATGATATAAAGGATATTATTGAATATATAAAATCAACATACTGTTTAAAGATAATTATCGGGGGTTCAGGAATAATAACAAACCCTGAAGGAATTCTTGACTATCTTAAAGCTGACATAGCTCTAATTGGTGCAGGTGAAAATACTTTAAATAGCATCCTAAAAGATTTAAATATTACAAAAAATACAAAGAGAGTTTATTATGGAAATTTTAATCCTTCTAACACATGCAGAAAACTGTCTGCTATCAACTATCAGAAATATTATGATTCAGGAGGAATTGCAGGTTTTGAAACACATAAAGGTTGTAGTTCCTCGTGTGTATATTGTATCGAAGCTAACTCGATGGTATCTTTTAAAGATATCTCTGCTGTCGTCTCAGAAATAAAATCACTTGCTGAAACTGGATACAATCATTTTCATCTTTGTGATTCTGAATTTAACGAAAGTCTCGAATACTCAATTGATTTTTGCAATGCATTATTAAAGGAAAAACTGGATATCAGGTGGGCAGTTTATATGAAACCGACTGAATTCAGCAAAAAATTATTCAAATCGATGAAAGAAGCAGGTGTATATCTTATAACACTTACAGTAGATACCTGGAAAAAGTGTACAGAATACTGGACTGATATAGAGAAATTCGTATTTACTGCAAAACCACTTGGTCTTAAAGTAGCGATTGACCTACTCGCAGGTTTTCCTTATGAAACTGAAGATGATACACTTGGGTTCCTGAATATTCTCAGAAGAATTCAACCTGATAGTATAAGTGTTAATACATTCATAAGACTTTATAAATCCCTTTCGATAACAAACTTGATTCTTAAAGATCCTGCTTTAAGAAAGAATCTTTTGGGCGATATAAATAACCCCACTTTTGTTAAACCTATCTTTTATAATCATCTAAGTACCGAGACAATAAAACAGATGATAGGGAGTGACCCAATTTTCAGGATCGAAGGATTAGAAAAAAGTGTTAATTATATAAGAGTATTTTCAAATTAAACTTTCATCTATTATAATTCGCATTCTTAAAAATAATAAAACCCAATACAAAAAAAGAGCCTGTGATATCAATTAACCAGTCATAAAACGAACCAGTCCTTGTTGGTAGTAGGGTCTGAACAAATTCATCCATTACTCCATATCCTGCTGAAATCAAACCAGAATAAATTATCCATCGCAAACTGAACATCTTACTTTTATTTCGAAAAGCCCTGAACAAAAGAAATGCGAGAAATCCATATCCCAAAAAATGTGAAACCTTACGAAGTAATCCATGAATGGCTTCTAATGTAGTCTGATCAGCGGAAGGCATAAGCCATTTAAGTAGAGGAATAATAATTAAGGATGTGCTATCTGCAGTCAGACTATCATTTGTAGGAAAAATGAAAGCCATCCACGCAAAAGGCGGAACCCAATAATATAAAAAATTTATCATTTTTAATCTTGAGTTAAACCTTTGTTTCTCTACTTTCCCACTTCTCCGGGTTTCTTCTTTTTAAAAAAATTATTAATGGATTCAATAAATAATACATGTAGACCATTCTTGATTTTTCAGATATACCATATCGTAATCTAATTTCAGAAGATTTAGGGAAAATCCTTCTAATAATGTTAACAAAAAAATCACCAGGAGAATCCAGCAGAGAAGTATAAAATAACATCCTGAGATGCGGCCTTTTTACTTCACCGAATAAACCACTGATGACCTGTTTCTTAATGAGTTCATAACCAGTTAGTTTTCTTTGTAATATGAACTGAGGGATATCTTCATGGAATATATCATTAAGAAGTCTCAGTGTAAAAAAAAGCATCCTCTCCATCTTATATTGCTTTGAATATAGGAAAAGCTTTTGCCAGTCAATTTCGTTTTTATATTTCCGGAGTAATCCGTAGATAAAAATAAAGAATTTCAGAGGTCTAAAGCCGTGGTCAAATAGACGAAATATCGCATACATAAGATATCGCTCATGTGAAAGCACACTGATTGTAATACCAGAGTATTCAATCTGTTCGGTCTCATCCCACCAGAACTCTGGAGGCACCCGGAAGTAACGTTTCACAAGGTTCCAGTGGAGCTCAAGAAAATAAGAGTCTTTAATATATAGAAAGTGATAGTGTCCTGATAATAGATCTTCAGACCCGATTATCTCATTTTTCATATACCCTTGTTCATTCAGAATATCTTCAGCTTTTTTGATATCTTCTGGTTTAACAAGTATGTCAATATCTGTTGCTGGATATATGCCCGGATTATCAAAAATAATATCAGACGCAAAAGAGCCCTTCAGTGGAATAGCCTTTACTCCACACTTTGCAAGTGAAGATAGAATCCTTAGCATCTCTTCGGAGTTTAGTATATTGTTCCTGAGAGAATGTAGATATGCATTCCTGAACCTTGCAATAATTTCTATCGGCACATTATCAAATGTTCTCAAGTTTTCATATACAATTGGGGCAACCTCATTAGCCGCAGCATGTTCAAAAACCCTGATGAAATCAACAGTGTGTCTTTTATCTTTTAACAGTTCTCTAATCTTACTTACTAATTGGGCAGAGTTTTCCATCACTAACAAGAACAGAATAAGTTTTTCTTCAGTCTTTAATTCCATACACCTCACTTCATCCTTTAATCATCTCAAAGAAGAGCCTTTCATATTCATCAGTAATTTTTTCCCATGAGTATTTTTCTTCAACTATCCTTCTTGCAACGTTGCCCCTCTCCTTCACAATTTTTTCATTATCAATCAGGAATTGTATCATTTCCTTCATCTCTTCCTTCCCTTTGTAGTAAAATCCTGCCTCACCAAGTACTTCCCTGTGCTCAGTGACATCATTAGCAAGCACACAATTGCCAGCACCCATCGCCTCGATAAGCGCTGGATGTGTCCCTCCAACCTCTGTTGCCTGAATATAGAAATACGCATTTGATAGCAGTTCTTTATATTGATCACCGAAAAGATAACCTGTAAATATTATATTTTGGTTTTTTGTATTTCTCACTTTTTTTATATATTTATCTGCGAAAGGAGCATCACCTACCATAACAAGTTTTTTTGGCGGGTCTTCAATTTCATCAAAAGCTTCCCTCACTAAAAGAGGATTATTTTCCGGTTCAAATCGGCTAACATAGAGAATATAACTGTCTTTTTCAAGTCTTAATTTTCTCAAAATCTCTCCAGCAGAAAATTGAGTCGTTTCAGCACCATACGGTATATATACAGAATCTCTTCCATATAGCTTTTTATAGTATTTTTTAATCCATATTGCATCTGTTACTACTCTGTCTGTCACAATCCCTGCCATTCTCTCTGCAAATCTCAAATATGATGATATCACCCTCCCCCACTTTTTTCTCTGCCACTCAAGACCGTCAATATTTATAACCACCTTTTTCCCTGAGATACGAGGTATGAAACATAAAAAGGAAACACTCACACCCAACATAAGGATAATATCAAAATTCCTCAATGATGCATGAAGGATTGAAAAAAAAGAAAAGATGGCTTTTTCGAGAACTTTTGTTCTTATCGTAGGAATAATAACTTTTTTCACACCATTATAAATATCTTTATTGTCTGTATATGGTTTGCAGCAATAAACAGTTACATCATGCCCTTTCTTAACAAGTCGTATTGATATCTCCTCTGCAAGTGTTTCAAAGCCTCCATAATTTACTGGAATACCTCTTGAACCTAAAATAGCAATCTTCATAGTTCATAATTTATAATAGGTGACATTTTAAATTTTTCTACCCCTGCTTTCCCATTTACCTCTGAAGGTGATCCAGAAAGAGAGAAGGATGAGTTTCAAATCAAAAAAGAAGGACTGCTTTTTGATATATTCAAGATCATACTGAAATTTCTCTTTACGAAGCGCATCAGTAGGCAGATAAACCTGTGCCATTCCGGTAAGACCTGGCCTGACAGAAAGACGTTCATGATAGCCCTCAATTTTCTCTATCTCTGTTTCGTCGGGATTGCCACGAACTTCTTTTTCTTTAGGCCTTAATGCCCTTGGACCAACAAAACTCATATCACCTTTAAGGATATTGAGTAACTGCGGAAGTTCGTCCATAGCAGTTCCTCTCAGAATCTTTCCGATTTTTGTTACCCGAGGATCGTTTTCTACTGCCTGCACAGGACCTGTTTCTTTTTCAGCATCTTTCATCATTGAACGGAACTTGATTGCTTTAAAAATTCTTCCACCTTTACCAACTCTCTCCTGGAGATAAAACACTGGCAATCCGTCCTCAATTATGATTGCAAGAGCAAAAATAATCCAGAGCGGAAATGAGCAGATAATCCCAGCACCTGAAAGGCAGATGTCAAAAAGGCGCTTTAACATCAGCAAAATTCCATGCTTCAAAGACCAGACACAGTACAAATTCCAGAATTCTTTTCATTTAGGATAATTATCTTCAGATTTTATTAAAATTTTTATTTTTTAAGGTAGTTTAACTTTATTTATTTGTCAAGATAATAGAGGGTTTATTGATTAGAAAAATTATTTATATTTTTTTGATTTGAGCAATTATTTTAATCTTCTGTACCGTTTCTTAAATAAAAAAACCTCTTACTATTACATCCTTTACATCCTTCTAATTAATCATTTTTTGAATATCTTATATGTTACTTCTTGGAAAATCGCCTTCCCATGAGTTACAGAGGTCTTTCAAATTAACTTCTTCCATATCTTTTTGACACCATAAACCTTCATATGTCATGACAGACCAAAAACAATTCCAACAACAGATATCAGACGCTTTTACATCCATCTGGACATTTATCTTTTCGGTAAATTTAATATCTCTTTTTATCGCATTCTTATTATGAATTAACAACCTTGCCCCCTCCTTTCATATTCATTCTCACTCTTTTCACAAGAGATATACTTTATATTTAAAAAAAATTTATATTTATTTAATAAATTTGTCATTGATATTTCTAAATATAATAATTGATAATCTTTAATACCTAAATTAACAATTATCAATATTAAATTCATTGATGTTTGTTAAAAGTCGTATGCCTTAATTTCTCATCTAACCCACTTAATTCATAAATTTCATTATATATAGACAGGAAATAGTATTTTCGCTCATTCTCGGTCTTCGACCTCCGAGGTATTTTGCCTCTTGATTATTAATATACACACTGTATGAATATCGGCAAAATAAATCCGCTCAAATACTATGTCCTGTCTTGTTAGCCATAGTTTATTAATAATCTGGGTTAATAGAATTAAATATTTATGAGTTCCTGAAGTTAAGGGTGACAGAAAAATTAGGTGATAAAATCTTAATAGAGGAAAGTAAACTAATAATTATCTGATTTTTTAAAATAATTGATATCTAAAAAAATTATCCCATCCTTTTCCCTTTTTATTACTTTTTGTTTTTCAAAGTCTCTTAATAACCTGCATAAATGCTCGGGGGTAACAGCAATTATTTGTGCAATTTCTCTATATGTTAAAGGGAAATGGATTTTTAAATCACGAAAATTAGTGTTATGTTCAATTTTTTCTATAAAATTACGCAATAAATTTCTTAAACGATCTTTTGCACCAACACAACCAAATATAACAATCTTCCTACCATGGTTGTATATCTCATGTGAAAGCATTTTTAAAAGATGTAAAGTAAACTCATAATTATTGTTTATAAGATTTAAAAAATTATCAGTAGAGATACATTTCATTTTACATTCTGTTATTGTCTTAACAGTAAAAGAATACGGTTTATTCAATAATGCTGATGCAGCACCAATAAACCAATTTTGATGTCTTAATCCTGCGATTAATTCATTACCTTCTTTATCTGACCATAAAAGTTTAACTACCCCGGTTTTAATATAATAAACAGCATTGGAAGGACTACCCTGTCTTAGTATTTCTGTATAAGGTTGATATGTTAGTATCGGACCCCATCCATATAAATGACAATTCGGCTCTTCGAGAAAAGATTTGATAAAATCATCTGACCATTCATAATCACTTTGCGAGAGAAGAGAGGAAATAATATTAGTAGTAAAACTCTGCTTTTTTAACATTTGTAAAAATTAATATTTTAGTTAGAATTTTTTTCGTATTTCACTTATCCTGAATATATTTAAACCTGTTTTTTTTCTTTTTTTAAAAATAATAGGTTTCAGCGATTCTGTGAGGGGCTGAAGAATATTAATATTTTTCTCATAAAACATTCTTCCAACAAAAGTGGTTTTTTCAAAAATATAAACTGAGAGGTCACTGTCATTAACTTTTTTATCAGGCTCAATAAGGATCAAATCTCCTTCTTTAATACCTGGTGGAGAGGCAAGCGAACCAGATGCTCTTACAAAGAAAGCGTTCATAGACTTAGTTATAACGGGCTCAAACGACAGGGCTGATTCCTTTAAATCAAATGGGATTTTTTTTGTAATAAATTCTTCCAGACTCACAACAGGAATCATTTTAACAGCACTATATTGGTGTGTTTCTTCTGCAATCGTTTCTGGTTTTGCCATCAACTGAGAAAGAGAAACGCCGAGTGCTCTCGATAATTTTTCTAAGGTTTCTGTTTTAAGGTTTTTTTGCTGATCGGCTTCTATACGGGCTATACTTGCCTGTGAAACATTACTACGCCTGCATAGTTCAAACTGCGAAATTCCAAGTTTTTTACGGATATCCTTTAGCTGTTTACCGATATTTGACATTGTAGATAGATTTACATTTATTATCATTACTTATCAATATCATATATGAATATTTAATATCATATTAAATATTCATATATGAATAATATGCAGCTAATGCTTCTAAAGTGCGGGGATAGACGTGATAATTTACAGAGATTATAGATGCGTATAAGCAATTGCATTAATCAGTAATTAACCCAAAAATACAATTAGAATAATGCAGATGTTGTGAGAAATAAAGGGAGGTGTATCGAGTTAAAAAAATTTTTGAGCAATGTCTGTATTATTTGATTAATTATTACTACTTATTGATTGAGTAATTTTGTTTAAAGGTTGCAACCTAATAAATTATTGGATACTTGCTTTCTTGACTTTCTCTATAAGTCTGCCCGCTCCTTGAGCGGTTCAGAGCCTTTTGCATGCTCAACAGCTATCATTTTTACATCAAATTCATAGCCCCTTACACTTAACCATTTATGCACTGCCTTATGAACTACTTCATCAGAAAATGGCTCATCAACTACTATACACCAGTCAGGCAATTCATTTTCTTTTTCACCATCTATTTTTAGCTTCTTCTTACTTATGACCTTCCATGTCCAATTGAATCCACACCTTTCATTTATATCATCCTGATATATGTCAACAGACCAACTTTCTTCACCAGCAGTTATTTCCACTTCATAGTAAATTTCAAGGATTTCTTTCCCTTCCAGCCAGACCTCGTTCAATGTCTCAAGCAATTTTTTACAGGTTATGAACCTTTCTATCGCCTCCACTGGACTTAAGGCCCCTTCAAAATGCCTTCTGTTCCATATACAGAGAAAACGTCGACTCTTCTGATCTTCTGGAATTTCATAAAACCTCTTAGAGTACCATTCATGAAGTTCATCCAGAAACCTTCGATAAGAGGCCTTCTCCCTCTGTTCGTCCATATACCTCTGATAAAGTTCATGATACCAGAGGATAATTCTCTCTAAAT
Protein-coding regions in this window:
- a CDS encoding dihydropteroate synthase: MIAIADNLNTRNKTYMESLRIKDRKSIAGMLKKLKNAGADMINFQCSLDGTGDEDNLLWIAEIASEITDKVSLDTRNTAALKKALKKCKKPPLINYISENEPDDQEELLSIVSDTGSSLVIRASKVTIPTSIEAKLQIIEKLLDMANKFDIPNEKIFADPSIVHIGRGMGQKHLANSYECIRILKDLVDPPLKTIAWISNISTGMPRKLRKPLEASFLLYLAGAGLDAGMVDILDENVKKAIYLIKSFRDEIVFSQTDIE
- a CDS encoding cobalamin B12-binding domain-containing protein is translated as MKVLLINPNRYKFPPVPPIGLEYVAACLERDGHYVEILDLCFSENIYGEIDCAIKTFNPEIVGITVRNVDTVLYHTNEFFLDDIKDIIEYIKSTYCLKIIIGGSGIITNPEGILDYLKADIALIGAGENTLNSILKDLNITKNTKRVYYGNFNPSNTCRKLSAINYQKYYDSGGIAGFETHKGCSSSCVYCIEANSMVSFKDISAVVSEIKSLAETGYNHFHLCDSEFNESLEYSIDFCNALLKEKLDIRWAVYMKPTEFSKKLFKSMKEAGVYLITLTVDTWKKCTEYWTDIEKFVFTAKPLGLKVAIDLLAGFPYETEDDTLGFLNILRRIQPDSISVNTFIRLYKSLSITNLILKDPALRKNLLGDINNPTFVKPIFYNHLSTETIKQMIGSDPIFRIEGLEKSVNYIRVFSN
- the vanZ gene encoding VanZ family protein → MINFLYYWVPPFAWMAFIFPTNDSLTADSTSLIIIPLLKWLMPSADQTTLEAIHGLLRKVSHFLGYGFLAFLLFRAFRNKSKMFSLRWIIYSGLISAGYGVMDEFVQTLLPTRTGSFYDWLIDITGSFFVLGFIIFKNANYNR
- a CDS encoding nucleotidyltransferase family protein, yielding MELKTEEKLILFLLVMENSAQLVSKIRELLKDKRHTVDFIRVFEHAAANEVAPIVYENLRTFDNVPIEIIARFRNAYLHSLRNNILNSEEMLRILSSLAKCGVKAIPLKGSFASDIIFDNPGIYPATDIDILVKPEDIKKAEDILNEQGYMKNEIIGSEDLLSGHYHFLYIKDSYFLELHWNLVKRYFRVPPEFWWDETEQIEYSGITISVLSHERYLMYAIFRLFDHGFRPLKFFIFIYGLLRKYKNEIDWQKLFLYSKQYKMERMLFFTLRLLNDIFHEDIPQFILQRKLTGYELIKKQVISGLFGEVKRPHLRMLFYTSLLDSPGDFFVNIIRRIFPKSSEIRLRYGISEKSRMVYMYYLLNPLIIFLKRRNPEKWESRETKV
- a CDS encoding DUF1972 domain-containing protein, with translation MKIAILGSRGIPVNYGGFETLAEEISIRLVKKGHDVTVYCCKPYTDNKDIYNGVKKVIIPTIRTKVLEKAIFSFFSILHASLRNFDIILMLGVSVSFLCFIPRISGKKVVINIDGLEWQRKKWGRVISSYLRFAERMAGIVTDRVVTDAIWIKKYYKKLYGRDSVYIPYGAETTQFSAGEILRKLRLEKDSYILYVSRFEPENNPLLVREAFDEIEDPPKKLVMVGDAPFADKYIKKVRNTKNQNIIFTGYLFGDQYKELLSNAYFYIQATEVGGTHPALIEAMGAGNCVLANDVTEHREVLGEAGFYYKGKEEMKEMIQFLIDNEKIVKERGNVARRIVEEKYSWEKITDEYERLFFEMIKG
- a CDS encoding sugar transferase; protein product: MLKRLFDICLSGAGIICSFPLWIIFALAIIIEDGLPVFYLQERVGKGGRIFKAIKFRSMMKDAEKETGPVQAVENDPRVTKIGKILRGTAMDELPQLLNILKGDMSFVGPRALRPKEKEVRGNPDETEIEKIEGYHERLSVRPGLTGMAQVYLPTDALRKEKFQYDLEYIKKQSFFFDLKLILLSFWITFRGKWESRGRKI
- a CDS encoding Crp/Fnr family transcriptional regulator, with the protein product MLKKQSFTTNIISSLLSQSDYEWSDDFIKSFLEEPNCHLYGWGPILTYQPYTEILRQGSPSNAVYYIKTGVVKLLWSDKEGNELIAGLRHQNWFIGAASALLNKPYSFTVKTITECKMKCISTDNFLNLINNNYEFTLHLLKMLSHEIYNHGRKIVIFGCVGAKDRLRNLLRNFIEKIEHNTNFRDLKIHFPLTYREIAQIIAVTPEHLCRLLRDFEKQKVIKREKDGIIFLDINYFKKSDNY
- a CDS encoding helix-turn-helix domain-containing protein, yielding MIINVNLSTMSNIGKQLKDIRKKLGISQFELCRRSNVSQASIARIEADQQKNLKTETLEKLSRALGVSLSQLMAKPETIAEETHQYSAVKMIPVVSLEEFITKKIPFDLKESALSFEPVITKSMNAFFVRASGSLASPPGIKEGDLILIEPDKKVNDSDLSVYIFEKTTFVGRMFYEKNINILQPLTESLKPIIFKKRKKTGLNIFRISEIRKKF